The genomic stretch CATGGAACATGCCACTAAATAAGAGGTCATAATGCTCCAAggtcagattttaaaaaaacatcacaaatgcagaaagaaaacacttaATGCTGCATATACTTGTAGTGTACTCACCTGAGTCCCCAGTCCTAGAAGGATaagcatgaagaagaagagcagagaCCACAGTGGAGAAATGGGTAGCAGAGTGAGGGCTTCTGGGTAGGCCACAAATGCCAGCCCAGGGCCATGGTCAGCCACTTCTGACACAGGGACATTCAGGTGGTGTGCCATGAAGCCCAGGATGGAGAAAATGACAAAGCCGGCATAAACGCTGGTGGCACAGTTGGTTATACTGATGATGATGCTGTCTCTGTCGAAAAGACAAGGAAAACACATTGTGCAAAGAACTGATACAACATTACTTGATACAGTGGTAGAACCATAGATAAACAGTATAGCCTGTTTGTGTTCTCGGAAAGTAGCCTATGCTAAATTATACAAtttcagaaaacagaagaaacatacATTTGGTAAAAGGGTTTGTTAATCCTGGATCCCTTTTCATGATGCATAACGTTAACATTTCTCAGAAAAGATTAAGTTGGAGCAGATTCGACCTGAAATGAGTCACTCTCTCTGAGTCAGGATGATTAGTGTCAAAATGTTTAGTCTGTTTGCACTGTTACAGACTAAATCAGTCTACTTCCCTTTTCTCTTGAAAGTTTGCTGTTTCAACTGCATGCTGCAGCACGATGCATGGAGAACAccgtttcatttttattctctttgacTCAGACTTGGACTTTGACTTTGCTCAAATTTAACAAGGGAATTAGATGTTTGCACAGTGCTTAGTGTCCGCCCATTTCCTGATAGTTATCACAGAGGATGTCTTTGATGACTTTGATGCTGGTCCCTTTCCCACCTACTTCCAACCCACCAAATAGCCTCCTACTCTGTCCTACGCTGTCTGCATAGTTGCAGTACAGAGACCGACTCCACAGGGATCGAGCTGCAAAAGCTGATTAGGccactgtgcagctgcaggtgCAGATAGCATACCTCAGGCTCCTGGTAGAGGAACATATTATATCTTCAGCCTTTCTCCTCACCCCCACCCCAACACCCTCCCTCTGTTAGAAAGTGTGGACAAGCTCAGGAGaataaatgacatattttcGTCTCTTTATCCCCCTTCACCTTAACCCTCTCGGCTTATTGCTCGTTTGGTGTTCAGGCACAGTGTGACCAGCCTCTTGACACAAGTCCAAAAAACCATTACTGCTGTCCCTCCTCCTACCCTACCATACCtcaccttctcctccttctcttttaaGACCTGCAGCCTCAAAGTTAGCTCCTGACTATTTTACCCTCCTCCGTTCACTTTCTGCATCCCTCTTTAGCCCTGACTCATTAGGGGTTACCACGGACAGCACAACCTGAAATAACTCGCCTCTCCCTCTCACCAGTTGTCTTTTCCCTCTAGTGCACATTTTATTCTCTCCATATCGGCTCTTTTCCACCTTTTCTGTCCTTCTACTTCACTTCTCCCCCTCTCCTGCACTtccacatcacatcacatcacatcacatcacatcacgcCCTCTGTCTATTTTCTCTGATTAGTGGAAATAATAAGATGCTGGTCTGTTGCTGAGACATTGCAGCAACCCAGTCTGATGCAGAATGAGCATGATCATATTCATACAGGCACAGGGAGTCAGACACTCCCACAGTAGCTGCTGCAACACAGCATTGCTTTTGCCTAAAATTAGATCAGAATTCATATAATTTTAATGTTGAAACTTCAGCTTAAAGTTTAGTGTGTAACTCACATTCATAACAAACAGTATTGGTGTCAGTAAACATgttatgaatatatttcttcCTGACAacagtattagtattagtattagtgcATActaatactatactatactaatGAAAAACTTTCATTATGTAGTAGCTGCAAGTAGGACAACTTGCCTGGCTTTTCTCAgatcacaaacataaaaaaatagatttttttaacatattagCTGATCTTTTAAACTactagttttacattttcagaactATGATTAAGCACATTCTAGCTCAACATGAGATATCTATTACATACTGTAAGCATCTAATGGTGGGCCTCGCCACACTCAAAAATATCCTGAATAGTTCTGTCttgtaaagaaatgtaaatgtctcGGACCACTAGCTACTGCAGAGAACTGTGACTCTAAAAGGGAAAATCATTGGCTCCTGTCTCTCAGGGGACACATTTTGGTCACAGTGTTACGACAAAGCCTTCAGAAGCGCGGGTGAACCTCCTACCGCTCATAGAGTTTTTTTACACTCCTGCCATATGGAAATAAGATATAGACGCGTCCGTGCCAGGTCCACCAGACTCCTCAACAGCTTTTTCCCCCAGGCTCTGCTTCTAAATGCTCTGCCCACTAATGCTACCACCAACTCCCACACAGACCCAAAGAATTGCCACAAAGGAAACTGTCACTTTAATAACTGTGAGATTATATGCAACTTGCCATAATTAAAAAGTTGTTCTTATACTGAACATAGACATAGCTATGCTAGATATGTAATTTTTATACCTTCAGATATATATTTGTTGATGTGTGGTTTTATTTGACACTGGGTTGTAGAGGAACAAAATTTCAGTCCACCATGTGTTTTGTGCAGATTTTagaatgaaaataaagtttcatgACTGACTATAGCCAGCAGCAGATTAGTTTAGCTTAGTATGGAAGCAGAAGGAAATGGCAGTGTCATGACCCATGACCTCGTGTGTCCCTCCACACCTAACTACAGCAACTCCATCATCCATTGGtatttttatcacctttaaacagagaggcagcagcaggaTATTGTTGCTGACTTGCTTTACATATACCAAAAAGTTAAAGAAATGTGGAACCTAGCAAGAAGAAGCTTTAATCCAGAAAAATCCAAATGCTGCATGCAGTAGCATGCAGTAACTGTGCAAACAACATAAAGAAGACAAAAACTGGATTCAGACCACAGGTGTCAGGGAGTCCTGTATAAACACCAGTTATATTTTCCAGCATAAGATGTAGGCAGAAGACAGCAGGAAGCTAGTCTAAGTTTACTTAGAATAATGTTGTATAGTTCTGTTTTCTACTCTTGTACCTTCAAATATTCTAATGTTCGCTGAAATACTCACAGTCTATAGACTATTTGAAAAggattaaataaaagaaaaagaaaagaagacgACACAATCTCCAAAAATGTGAATACCTCCCCGGATTTTTAAGTTTTACAATGtagctttggttttatttaagtTTACTGATGTACAATACTATTTGGAATGCTACAACGTTTTTTCTTATCATaaccacacaaaacaacatgagTGTTAATGTTATAGTCATTAGATCTTTGATTCCTGAAAATATCCACCTTTATCTTTGATCAGAGCTTTGCATACTCTGAccattctctgtgtttttccaggTATTTTGATCTCTCCCCAGGCTGTCTGCAGACATTGCCAGAGCTATTGTCCATTTGTTGGCTGCATGTTTCAAACCCTACAATCCAATTTGTTCCAGAGAAGGTCTATGGGATTGAGGTCGACTGACTGAAGAGGCCATATGATGATTGATAGCACACCGTATGTGCACAGCCTGTATTTCGGTGTGTTCTCGTGTGTTGTCTTGCTGCAGACAAAATTAGTGTCAATGGACTTGTACAGCATGATGCTGGAATGACAGCCATGCTGGTTGTGTACTGGATTTGTGGAGACCAGTACTGAATATTGCCCAGTTTTTGTTGATACTAATTACTGTGTCCACTTAGTATATGTAGCACTAGTCACACAGACTAGTGCTATGTATTTTGCTGTTCTTGTGGATTTTAATGtaagaattgtttttttttcaacacaaactatagaaataaaacataatgaaatatGTATTTGCAAATAACAATTGGAATGTAGGATTAAGATTATGTGAGGCTGATGTGTTGTCCTGTCATCTAATTTTGGACTTCCTTTAAGTCCGTTTTCTTTGGCTATTGCTTGAAGTACCAACCTGAAACAGTTGTTGTGGAACTTGTTATAGGAAGCCATGGTAATGAGACCACCCCAAGCACAGCCCAGGGAGTAGAAGATCTGTGATGCAGCATCTCCCCACACCTACAAAACAAACCCACATACAGTCAgtagaacaaaaaaacaaagtaaaaaattatTCCTCTTTCTGATTTACCTATCCATCTGTCTGTTCAGGTAAGTGATTACCTTTGCATCAAGGACCTTCTGCCACTGTGGAGTCAGGTAATACTTGATGCCATTGATGGCTCCATCCAGGGTGATGCCACGGATGAAAAGGATGGTCAAAACCACATATGGGAATGTGGCTGTGAAGTACACAACCTAGGTACATACAGTGGTAGTCGTAAATGGTATTATACTTATAcagtgcttttctacactcaagtgcactcaaagcacttttatactatttgtccattcataCACCAGTAGAACAGCCACCGGGGACAACCTGGGGTTCAGTGCAAGGACACTTTGACTTGTGGACCAGGGAAgacaaggatcaaaccaccaactcTCTGATTCATGGTTAACCTGATCTGCCTCCTGAGGCCACTGCCACCCCCCAGTGGTGAAGCTGAAAATTGGGTTTTTTTCATAACAAAGCATACTAAAATCACAAGCTTTTAAGTGCTCATATAAGTGTATTACTGTAAATAATGTGTATAGTGTATAGAGTGTATAGGtctaattttaatatttcttctgtttgtcagCACTCAAGCCTTagtgtatgtaaatgtgttcgtgtgttcgtgtgtgtgtctgtgtgtgtgaagctgacCTTTCCAGAGGATTTAACACCCTTgataagacagagaaagacGACACACCAGGATACAGCCAGGCAGCCCAGGATAGGGAGACGGACCTCGCCAAAGTTCCCAATATCATCAGAAATGTTCAACACGTAATgtctgagagaaagagaaatattaacatattttgtttttccaggctataaaagttgttgcttttttttttcaaagtaaaaactaaaagatCTCTCCAGGTTTACACTTTTACTACACATCTATGATACAATTTGGGCTctaggcttttattttgtcactaCTGGCAAAAGGTCTGGCTTTTCAAAAAGATTTGTCTTTGCAGTGTAAGTTTTACTTACAGTAGATACCAACAAATTCACAAGGCAATGATGTTTTACTGCAATGTAATCACTTTGTTGCATTGTTAGTAGCTTTTCAGTGTCCTTTATTGCTCCATTACAAACAAGCAATTAAGATGTGCCCCAACAATGTGGCTAATTGTCATAGCTCTCGTAATGTGGTAGGGAATAATTAGAATTAGTTCTTATTGCACGAGCAACTGAGCTGTGAGGGTCTCAGTGCTATAACTGCCCAAAATACTTATCAAAGTTATGTCAAACACAGACCCCTGAAACCAGAAAATAAGCTGCTGGAGGACAGATTTGCTTAATATCCTTCTTGTTTGTTCCATGTTGGATCTGAACAATATTCAAGTGGTGTTATACTAGAGTATATGAAAGCTTCAACCTGCAGCCAATTAAATTCTTAAAGCCAGCTGTACGCAGCAGAATCTGAAATGCAGGGCAATTGCACACGATGATCCACTGTGGGCACCTTGATTCAGTCATGTGCAAACAATACCAGATTGCTCTGAAATGACCACAGCAACTCCTGTGCTCCTGGCACATTAAACACAGAAGCTCTGTGTTCTCCTGGTGGAGCTGTGACAGCCAGAGAAGgttcaaaggaaaaaaaatctttagacAATTACAGATGTCTCATTTATATCCTCTTTCTTGCTCACTTCTCCCATAGAGCTAATCATCCATTCAATCCCCATCAACCAGATGTGTAATGTGATGGAGAGGATAATTGATCACAGCACCTCACTGATTTACGTTTCATATCATCAAACTCTTTTCACATAGTGCAGCTGCACCTTTATTAAGGTAAAAAGCAGGTGGACTTGGACCTGGGCTCAATAACCTTAGATCTTAACTAGAACTTAATGCTGATAGTTCAGGCTCCACTGATGAAAGGAGCTCACTGAATTGTTCCAAACACTGAATAATAACAGGGGATAACTTCCTGACTGTTACCGCTTATGACCCTATCCCACACTGCTCACAGGCTGCCACACTTCCAGCCAAGTCTAGTCTAAATATCTAAATGCTTTCCACAATCATAGGGTATTCCTGAGCAAGCTCATTTTACAAGTGCGAGTCAATTTGGACCTCTTCgtcaaaacaaactgtaaaatagCAATCCTTCCATGATTTTCTTCATGAGGATGATTTCTAAACTGGGCAACATTGGTAACAGGCATGTTATGAATTACTACATCCATTGAAAAACAACTTCAACTTAAGATTATCATACTTTTAATAATTTCCTGAAGTGTTGGTTTGAGTTTAGATACTAAAAAGTTGGGAATTTTGCAGTTGATATTCTGCACATATCAAAccaaaaaatattcaaaaaataaaatagttcaATGTTATTTGTAAAgttgaaaatataatattttcacTTAGTTTTACTTAATGGTATTGCATTTCctaaattaatattattactcttttattttacttacttttaACTGTAATGTCAAATTGGAAATGGAGCTAAAGTCATCAATCCACATTGCACTAAAGTATGTCCTCAGCCACTGATGAACAAAACGCCTCTGATCCACTTCTTAGGTTGCATTGTGAATTGTTTGTCACCAGGATTCACTTCCTGTACTTACTTCCAGTACTCCTCACTTGGGCTGGTCCTCTTGGTGCGGTTCACTACCTCGGACACCCCTGCTACCAGGCTGGTCGTAGCATTAGCCAGGCTGGCGTTGAGTTGGTGGCCACTGCCTACCACTCCGCTGCAGTCGGCCGTGTTCCAAGGGTTATTGCAGTAGGTCCATGGAAGCAGGTTTGTCATGGACATGAAAAAGTAGTAGAATGCAATGCAGATAACCACGTTGTAATAGATCCCAATGTAGGTGGACACCACCATCATGCCATAGCCCACgcctggaggaggagagagacaggatgGAGGAAAGGATTATAATTTTGATGTGAAGCAAATAACAGGTTTCCCACTACTAACCTACAGTCTGTTTTATGtcttctgttttattgtatagCTATATGTATAGGTCACGATAATCAAAAAGGTTTGCAGACAAACAAGCATTAGGTGGTTGGATAATCCCTCACTGTCCTGTCACTAACACATCTAATTTGGTCATACAGTGGCTGAATGTAGtcagccttgtttttttttgtgggaaAGCAAGTGATGACTGATAATCATATCCATGAAAGACTTCCTAATGAGCTCACCTCACACTTCAATTTGTTATAATGCAGTTAATCTTTACATAGTCAGAGCTCTATTGCTCAAAACCACTGTGCCACgtatacaaacacactcaccttAATCTCGTAGGGTATGACTTTTTGTCACAATATTAAAGTTGAGTTCTCATAACACATCATTTTACAGACAGCAAGAagagcagagacacaaatatgcacatgcATAGACACACAACTAACCTTTGAACATTGGGCTGATCTTCCAAACTCCCAGACACCCCAGGCTGGCAAATTGACCAAATGATAGCtcaagaaagaagagaggaatgCCACAGAACACCAACATGATAAAATATGGTAGCATGAAGGCACCTGCAGGGAAGAAGAACAGGACAGAAACTCAGTCATTGTCATGATTTGCAATTAATGAGAAGTAGAAATTGTACATGAATTTGTGTGCAAGTGTGGAAGTGCTATTTGCTGTTATATCCTTTTCAACCTTTGTGTTAGTCCAGACAAAAAAATTTAAGCCTAGCAGGCACATACAATATCAGTTCCCTCCTATACTGCTGTCTGAAGGAGATAATAACTACTTTACAGCTAAATGAGCACAATGAAGTCAGGAAATGTGGAGGTGCCGGATCCATTAGCACCAACAGAATAAGAGCTGTCAGACCTGACAGGGTGGGAATGTTAAAAGTCctataaatatatgttttccaAGCACACAATACAGCAGTACCACATGTAAGCAAGACAAATACACTACATGTTATACACATGTAATAATGATGTATAATCGTTAGGATGTATATATAAcgatgtatatatatatatatatatatatatatatattgttactATGCTGTATAGTGGGTGATCATACCACTTACATAGAAAATATCAAGCATATAgcaatccaaaaaaaaaaaaaaactgcaaagaaaaacaagttaaatCCATAAACCTCATCTGTTTTAATAACCTCCCCTCAGTGAGCAGAGAGGTCACTGAATGTGCAGCTGAGTCTGTTCAGTGGTGCAGCAACTCTGTGTTGGGGCACAGTGGACAAGAATCCAGACAGTGAACTTAAGGGAACGtctggtgtgtatgtgcatgcgtcagtgtgtgtttttatatgacTGTCAACATGTAAACTAGGCTGCCACAACCAGCTGAGACTGAACAATACCAAAACCTCATCACTGTGTGTGACATGCTGGTAAAGCTCAGCTCTCCTGTTTGCTCTATACTATCTTCAGCTGTGTGGGAGCGAACATATGGCCTACATATACTTATTCCATGTATGGTAATGCAGGTCTTTTACATGTATTACCACTCCAAATATTTGCAGTGTAAACTAAAGTTGCAGTTGTGAGTGAAGCCAAGGAAAGGTCTGAATCACCTTGACTGAAGCGACTTACTTTCACTATGCGTTGGAACTTTTCTAGGACTTTTTCTACGCAGGATAAAATGGTATTTAGGAAACATTTTAGTCCATTGAATCTAGAGAATTTAAGACACATTGGAGTAGAGGGCAGAAAGACTCCAAAATAAGCTGACAAagcttgaatatattttattctcATGATATTAATGGTTGAAAACAGTGGCTGCGTAGTGAACAAagcacaacaacagcagctgaattctatgtttacattttgacaGCATTCACAGCtcaataaacaataacacacttAACCAAATCTAGGCTTCATACTTATTATACACTTTGTATTGCAAGAATAAAGAGTGAACTGTTTTATGGAAGAAGTAGACTGCTCCATTGATTAGGATTGAAGGACACCTGTTTCATCCTACAGCCAATAATAATCAGCTTTGAGTTAAAAACATATGAATATGGATTATGGTCAACACATTGGACCCATGGAAAGATGTCAGTTAGGacaattttaaattatatacaCAAAAGACATCAGATTACTAAATATTATGTTAATAAGCTGCACTAAATGAACAAAAGTCAGGCTTTCCAGCACCAGAATGCTGGTTCACTTTTAATCAGGAATCATCACTGGGTAACCTAGGGCACTATTTTTAAAGCTCAATTAAACTGTTTCGCTCTTCCTGGCTTAGCATGAGTCACTCTGGTTAAAAACAGAGCTACTAATAAACCGAGTCTATCATACTGAATAACTACATAATGACTATTACAGATTCACTTTAATTGCTTGGGTTATTAATTCCCAGCAGGATTCCTGACTGTGTCGGGGATTTTACACCGACACCTCATCACTGCTACAGACTCTGTGATgataactgtgtgttttatagtgCCATTGCAAACACTGTTTAATATTTACCAATAATATAAATAGACAGATATCAGGCATTAACtacttttctcttcctctctcctctgttttAGCATCAGAAACAGTTGGACATTACTGTAACTTttatacacaatatacacaatACATCATCAGACTTCCTACTTGTTTTGCTTTACCTTAATATTTAGAAATTATTTCTATGTTCCTACCAGTTCAGCAGCCAGTTTTGCTCTAAACAAATTTGTAATTTATGGTTCTCACACTGTCAAATCTGCTTCTGTCACATTTAAGCATTCATAGCTGAATAGGAAATACCCAGTCTACACAGAGCCAGGTAATAACCAGCTTCTGATGCTGTTTTATCCTGGATGGCCAGTATTACCTCTGGTCTCTCCTCTCTGTGGTCAGctgtactgtgttttaatgaagcccagtTAACAATATTTtgactgttaaaataaaagtcaacaTATTTTTGTGCCAGCAGCTGTGCGATATATCAGATTTGAAACAAGTGTTAACAAAAGGTCTTAATTCTAGCAAACTGTATGTAGTGTTTGCTATGTTAGTAACTTTGTGCTCATAGATCTTTGATTAGATGTGAAACCCAGtgtaacaaaatataaatatttatctaGTGCAGGAGCAGTTATTTATCTAGTGCATTGTTCACTTCCTGAATATTGTTTTATGCACTGTCCCGTtcttcaaatgtattttaaagcaGCTTCATGTACCTGGTGTGTCTTTGgacaacaataacaaatgacatataaaccaaaacaaatgagCTCGACTCTATATTGTAATGCATACCTCCTCCATTCCTGTAGCAGAGATAGGGAAACCTCCAGACATTGCCCAGGCCCACAGCATAGCCCACGCTGGTGAGGACAAACTCAATCTGGTTGCCCCAGTTCCCTCTTCGAGAGTTTTCATCCTTCTTCACTGGCTCGCCTGGAACTGCTCCGTTCTACAacaaagacagagtgagagacagaggtgaCTTCAGGTGACAAGCTGGCGAGTGTGCCACTGAGATAGTGCCGCTGCAGCAAGTCCTACGCCTGCACTGGGCACATGGTTTTACCAGCCTAAATCTGAaatggacagagagacagagaggattTTGTTGCTCTGAGGTCACTAAGTGTTATTCTCATCATTATCATGCAAAGCTGTTAAATAGTCTTGTAGAGTTGAATTACTCATGTGCCAAGATTCCACTCAAAGTTATTgagtattttctttaaaatactgGCTCCTGTAAGTCTAACATAAGGTGGGTGCACTGGAGCAGACGGGATGTAAAGTGAAATCAGCGCCTCAAGAACAGCCCATAAGCATTTGGCCGTG from Mastacembelus armatus chromosome 17, fMasArm1.2, whole genome shotgun sequence encodes the following:
- the slc6a9 gene encoding sodium- and chloride-dependent glycine transporter 1 isoform X1 translates to MSDSNTIAASSADQNGAVPGEPVKKDENSRRGNWGNQIEFVLTSVGYAVGLGNVWRFPYLCYRNGGGAFMLPYFIMLVFCGIPLFFLELSFGQFASLGCLGVWKISPMFKGVGYGMMVVSTYIGIYYNVVICIAFYYFFMSMTNLLPWTYCNNPWNTADCSGVVGSGHQLNASLANATTSLVAGVSEVVNRTKRTSPSEEYWKHYVLNISDDIGNFGEVRLPILGCLAVSWCVVFLCLIKGVKSSGKVVYFTATFPYVVLTILFIRGITLDGAINGIKYYLTPQWQKVLDAKVWGDAASQIFYSLGCAWGGLITMASYNKFHNNCFRDSIIISITNCATSVYAGFVIFSILGFMAHHLNVPVSEVADHGPGLAFVAYPEALTLLPISPLWSLLFFFMLILLGLGTQFCLLETLVTAVVDEIGTDWIIRHKTIVTLTVAIAGFLLGVPLTTQAGIYWLLLMDNYAASFSLVIISCIMCICIMYIYGHRNYFKDVEMMLGFPPPLFFKVCWRFISPVIISFILIFTVIQYKPITYNDYVYPGWSLAIGFAMALSSVICIPIYALYKISRSPGATFRERLKNACRSHPKWGPALQEHRTGRYAPMASEDTVEARPLKEKEELKEELKEEEKEKERKDEISLTIQGSNGSTNTHNNPNPSA
- the slc6a9 gene encoding sodium- and chloride-dependent glycine transporter 1 isoform X2, coding for MEEKQFAGILNGAVPGEPVKKDENSRRGNWGNQIEFVLTSVGYAVGLGNVWRFPYLCYRNGGGAFMLPYFIMLVFCGIPLFFLELSFGQFASLGCLGVWKISPMFKGVGYGMMVVSTYIGIYYNVVICIAFYYFFMSMTNLLPWTYCNNPWNTADCSGVVGSGHQLNASLANATTSLVAGVSEVVNRTKRTSPSEEYWKHYVLNISDDIGNFGEVRLPILGCLAVSWCVVFLCLIKGVKSSGKVVYFTATFPYVVLTILFIRGITLDGAINGIKYYLTPQWQKVLDAKVWGDAASQIFYSLGCAWGGLITMASYNKFHNNCFRDSIIISITNCATSVYAGFVIFSILGFMAHHLNVPVSEVADHGPGLAFVAYPEALTLLPISPLWSLLFFFMLILLGLGTQFCLLETLVTAVVDEIGTDWIIRHKTIVTLTVAIAGFLLGVPLTTQAGIYWLLLMDNYAASFSLVIISCIMCICIMYIYGHRNYFKDVEMMLGFPPPLFFKVCWRFISPVIISFILIFTVIQYKPITYNDYVYPGWSLAIGFAMALSSVICIPIYALYKISRSPGATFRERLKNACRSHPKWGPALQEHRTGRYAPMASEDTVEARPLKEKEELKEELKEEEKEKERKDEISLTIQGSNGSTNTHNNPNPSA